In one Brienomyrus brachyistius isolate T26 chromosome 7, BBRACH_0.4, whole genome shotgun sequence genomic region, the following are encoded:
- the rnf170 gene encoding E3 ubiquitin-protein ligase RNF170 isoform X1 produces the protein MEDVNPVNAEDSLIEGVSDSVLAVVVLCVAFLGGLVTLVCRTEQNIHPENQEHVQAVRRHLQSDQDTPTEPRQPFYTDMSCPICLQQALLPVETNCGHLFCGSCIIAYWQYGSWLGAINCPICRQTVTLLFHLFRHDSQPAEVPEGQPDPGRILEDINDYNRRFSGQPRSLMDRLRDVPTLLRHAFREMFSVGGLFWMFRIRILLCLMGALTYLVSPLDFVPETLFGLLGFMDDLFVILLLFIYISIMYREVVTQRLAG, from the exons ATGGAGGACGTGAATCCCGTAAACGCCGAGGACTCCCTTATAGAAGGCGTTAGTGACTCTGTCCTTGCTGTAGTCGTTTTATGCGTTGCTTTTCTGGGTGGACTCGTGACACTTGTGTGCAG aactGAGCAGAATATCCACCCAGAAAACCAGGAGCATGTGCAAGCAGTCCGTCGGCATCTTCAGTCAGACCAG GACACGCCCACAGAGCCTCGGCAGCCCTTCTACACAGACATGTCATGTCCCATCTGCCTGCAGCAGGCCTTGCTGCCTGTGGAAACAAACTGCGGCCATCTTTTCTGTG GTTCCTGCATTATTGCATATTGGCAGTATGGATCCTGGCTGGGTGCCATTAATTGTCCCATCTGCAGACAAACG GTCACCCTGCTGTTCCACCTCTTCCGACATGATAGCCAGCCCGCTGAGGTTCCGGAGGGTCAGCCGGATCCGGGCCGGATCTTGGAGGACATCAATGACTACAACCGAAGATTTTCAGGCCAGCCAAGATCT CTAATGGACCGCCTGCGCGATGTGCCCACCTTGCTCCGGCACGCCTTCAGGGAGATGTTCTCCGTGGGCGGGCTCTTCTGGATGTTCCGTATCCGCATCCTGCTGTGCCTGATGGGGGCGCTGACCTACCTGGTGTCCCCGCTGGACTTCGTCCCCGAGACCCTCTTCGGGCTGCTGGGCTTCATGGATGATCTCTTCGTCATCCTGCTGCTCttcatctacatctccatcaTGTACCGTGAGGTGGTCACCCAGCGGCTGGCAGGCTGA
- the rnf170 gene encoding E3 ubiquitin-protein ligase RNF170 isoform X2, which produces MSCPICLQQALLPVETNCGHLFCGSCIIAYWQYGSWLGAINCPICRQTVTLLFHLFRHDSQPAEVPEGQPDPGRILEDINDYNRRFSGQPRSLMDRLRDVPTLLRHAFREMFSVGGLFWMFRIRILLCLMGALTYLVSPLDFVPETLFGLLGFMDDLFVILLLFIYISIMYREVVTQRLAG; this is translated from the exons ATGTCATGTCCCATCTGCCTGCAGCAGGCCTTGCTGCCTGTGGAAACAAACTGCGGCCATCTTTTCTGTG GTTCCTGCATTATTGCATATTGGCAGTATGGATCCTGGCTGGGTGCCATTAATTGTCCCATCTGCAGACAAACG GTCACCCTGCTGTTCCACCTCTTCCGACATGATAGCCAGCCCGCTGAGGTTCCGGAGGGTCAGCCGGATCCGGGCCGGATCTTGGAGGACATCAATGACTACAACCGAAGATTTTCAGGCCAGCCAAGATCT CTAATGGACCGCCTGCGCGATGTGCCCACCTTGCTCCGGCACGCCTTCAGGGAGATGTTCTCCGTGGGCGGGCTCTTCTGGATGTTCCGTATCCGCATCCTGCTGTGCCTGATGGGGGCGCTGACCTACCTGGTGTCCCCGCTGGACTTCGTCCCCGAGACCCTCTTCGGGCTGCTGGGCTTCATGGATGATCTCTTCGTCATCCTGCTGCTCttcatctacatctccatcaTGTACCGTGAGGTGGTCACCCAGCGGCTGGCAGGCTGA